A section of the Trichomycterus rosablanca isolate fTriRos1 chromosome 6, fTriRos1.hap1, whole genome shotgun sequence genome encodes:
- the lrrc8c gene encoding volume-regulated anion channel subunit LRRC8C isoform X1, which produces MIPVTEFRQFTEQQPAFRVLKPWWDVFTEYLSMVMLMIGVFGCTLQVMQDKIICLPQRPASPNQTVLLLNQTELARDPASSPVPQVPVPHEIKGLKTNLDLQQYSFVNQLCYERALHWYAKYFPYLVLIHTLVFMVCSNFWFKFPGSSSKIEHFISILGKCFDSPWTTRALSEVSGESPEEKEHKKNSASRSNLDTPMVEGKLEKTPSLRSIPEKIVVDKPAASVLDKKEGEQAKALFEKVKKFRLHVEEGDLLYLMYVRQTVIKVFKFILIVVYSSILVSRVKVSVECKVESRVENMIGYGQFRCNHTMAHLFSKLCYCYLGFVSIYGLTCLYTSYWLFYRSLKEYSFEYVRQETGIDDIPDVKNDFAFMLHMIDQYDPLYSKRFAVFLSEVSENRLKQLNLNHEWTVDKLRQRLQSNASNRLELQLFMLSGLPDTVFEVTELESLKLEIINNVTIPAAISQLEDLQELSLCQCTVKIHPGALAFLKETLKVLRVKFDDSRELPLWLYNLRNLEELHLIGSLSPDASKNITLDSLRDLKSLKTLTLKSNFTKIPQSVVDVSSHLQHLYVHNDGTKLVMLNNLKKMVHLIELELVHCDLERIPHAIFSLTHLQELDLKENNLRSIEEIISFQHLRKLTCLKLWHNAITHIPEHIKKLGSLERLYFSHNKIEILPSHLFLCNKLRHLDLSNNDISFIPPEVGVLQSLQYFSVSSNKIENLPDELFFCKKLKTLKLGRNKLSVLSPKISYLASLTFLELKGNHFEALPAELGYCQALKRNNLVVEDPLFDTLPSDVRDQMKAE; this is translated from the coding sequence GTAATGCAGGACAAAATCATATGTCTCCCTCAAAGACCTGCTTCCCCAAACCAAACGGTGCTGTTACTGAACCAGACGGAGCTGGCGAGAGACCCAGCTAGTTCCCCTGTTCCACAAGTACCTGTGCCTCATGAGATTAAGGGACTGAAAACCAACCTGGACCTGCAACAGTACAGCTTTGTAAACCAGTTATGCTATGAAAGAGCTTTGCACTGGTATGCCAAGTACTTCCCTTACCTGGTGCTCATACACACGCTTGTTTTCATGGTGTGCAGCAATTTCTGGTTCAAGTTCCCTGGCTCTAGCTCCAAAATCGAGCACTTCATCTCTATATTGGGAAAATGTTTTGACTCCCCCTGGACTACAAGGGCTCTCTCTGAGGTATCAGGAGAAAGTCCAGAggaaaaagaacacaaaaagaacagCGCTAGTAGATCGAACCTTGATACGCCCATGGTGGAGGGCAAGCTGGAGAAGACGCCGTCGCTGAGATCCATTCCTGAGAAGATCGTGGTGGACAAACCAGCAGCAAGTGTGCTCGACAAGAAGGAAGGCGAGCAAGCCAAAGCTCTGTTCGAGAAGGTTAAAAAGTTCCGACTTCATGTAGAGGAAGGGGATTTGTTGTACCTCATGTATGTTCGGCAGACCGTCATCAAAGTTTTCAAGTTTATTCTTATCGTCGTGTACAGCAGCATCCTGGTTTCGAGGGTTAAAGTAAGCGTGGAGTGTAAAGTGGAGAGCAGAGTTGAGAATATGATTGGCTACGGTCAATTCCGTTGCAATCACACCATGGCTCATCTTTTCTCCAAACTCTGCTACTGTTACCTGGGCTTTGTGAGCATCTATGGATTAACGTGCCTCTATACATCCTACTGGCTGTTTTACCGCTCCCTGAAAGAATACTCCTTCGAATATGTGCGTCAGGAGACCGGGATCGATGATATTCCTGACGTGAAAAACGACTTTGCCTTCATGTTGCACATGATCGATCAGTATGATCCGCTGTATTCCAAAAGGTTTGCTGTGTTTCTATCCGAGGTGAGCGAAAACAGGCTGAAGCAGCTCAATCTGAACCACGAATGGACTGTAGACAAACTTCGCCAGAGGTTACAGAGCAATGCCAGCAACCGACTAGAGCTTCAGCTGTTCATGCTCTCAGGACTTCCAGATACTGTATTCGAAGTGACCGAACTGGAATCCTTAAAACTGGAGATCATCAATAACGTCACCATCCCTGCAGCAATCTCCCAGCTTGAGGACCTTCAGGAGCTTTCTTTGTGCCAGTGCACCGTTAAGATCCACCCAGGAGCCCTGGCTTTTCTGAAAGAGACCCTTAAGGTTCTGCGAGTCAAGTTTGACGACAGCCGAGAGCTTCCCTTGTGGCTCTATAACCTTCGAAACCTGGAGGAACTCCACCTGATTGGATCACTTAGTCCTGATGCATCCAAAAACATCACCCTGGATTCATTAAGAGACCTCAAATCACTTAAGACATTGACTCTCAAGAGCAACTTCACCAAGATTCCACAGTCAGTCGTGGACGTGTCCAGTCATTTGCAGCACCTCTACGTGCACAATGATGGCACCAAGCTGGTCATGTTGAACAACCTGAAGAAAATGGTGCATCTCATCGAGCTCGAGCTGGTCCACTGTGATCTGGAGCGTATCCCGCATGCCATCTTCAGCCTGACACACTTGCAGGAGCTGGACCTTAAAGAAAACAACCTGCGTTCCATCGAGGAGATCATCAGCTTTCAGCACCTCCGGAAACTCACCTGTCTCAAGCTGTGGCACAACGCGATCACCCACATCCCCGAGCATATCAAGAAGCTGGGCAGTCTGGAGCGTCtatatttcagccacaacaagaTTGAAATTTTGCCTTCGCACCTGTTCCTCTGCAACAAGCTGCGGCATCTCGACCTCTCTAACAACGACATCAGCTTCATTCCTCCGGAAGTGGGCGTCCTCCAGAGCCTGCAGTACTTCTCAGTGTCGTCCAACAAAATCGAGAACCTCCCAGATGAACTGTTCTTCTGCAAAAAGCTGAAGACCCTTAAGCTTGGGAGGAATAAGCTTTCTGTGCTCTCACCAAAGATTTCCTACCTGGCTTCTCTTACATTTTTGGAGTTAAAGGGCAATCATTTTGAGGCTTTACCTGCTGAGCTGGGTTATTGTCAAGCCTTGAAGCGCAATAACCTTGTGGTGGAAGACCCCCTGTTTGACACTTTGCCTTCAGACGTCAGGGATCAGATGAAAGCCGAGTGA
- the lrrc8c gene encoding volume-regulated anion channel subunit LRRC8C isoform X2: MIPVTEFRQFTEQQPAFRVLKPWWDVFTEYLSMVMLMIGVFGCTLQVMQDKIICLPQRPASPNQTVLSPVPQVPVPHEIKGLKTNLDLQQYSFVNQLCYERALHWYAKYFPYLVLIHTLVFMVCSNFWFKFPGSSSKIEHFISILGKCFDSPWTTRALSEVSGESPEEKEHKKNSASRSNLDTPMVEGKLEKTPSLRSIPEKIVVDKPAASVLDKKEGEQAKALFEKVKKFRLHVEEGDLLYLMYVRQTVIKVFKFILIVVYSSILVSRVKVSVECKVESRVENMIGYGQFRCNHTMAHLFSKLCYCYLGFVSIYGLTCLYTSYWLFYRSLKEYSFEYVRQETGIDDIPDVKNDFAFMLHMIDQYDPLYSKRFAVFLSEVSENRLKQLNLNHEWTVDKLRQRLQSNASNRLELQLFMLSGLPDTVFEVTELESLKLEIINNVTIPAAISQLEDLQELSLCQCTVKIHPGALAFLKETLKVLRVKFDDSRELPLWLYNLRNLEELHLIGSLSPDASKNITLDSLRDLKSLKTLTLKSNFTKIPQSVVDVSSHLQHLYVHNDGTKLVMLNNLKKMVHLIELELVHCDLERIPHAIFSLTHLQELDLKENNLRSIEEIISFQHLRKLTCLKLWHNAITHIPEHIKKLGSLERLYFSHNKIEILPSHLFLCNKLRHLDLSNNDISFIPPEVGVLQSLQYFSVSSNKIENLPDELFFCKKLKTLKLGRNKLSVLSPKISYLASLTFLELKGNHFEALPAELGYCQALKRNNLVVEDPLFDTLPSDVRDQMKAE; the protein is encoded by the exons GTAATGCAGGACAAAATCATATGTCTCCCTCAAAGACCTGCTTCCCCAAACCAAACGGTGCT TTCCCCTGTTCCACAAGTACCTGTGCCTCATGAGATTAAGGGACTGAAAACCAACCTGGACCTGCAACAGTACAGCTTTGTAAACCAGTTATGCTATGAAAGAGCTTTGCACTGGTATGCCAAGTACTTCCCTTACCTGGTGCTCATACACACGCTTGTTTTCATGGTGTGCAGCAATTTCTGGTTCAAGTTCCCTGGCTCTAGCTCCAAAATCGAGCACTTCATCTCTATATTGGGAAAATGTTTTGACTCCCCCTGGACTACAAGGGCTCTCTCTGAGGTATCAGGAGAAAGTCCAGAggaaaaagaacacaaaaagaacagCGCTAGTAGATCGAACCTTGATACGCCCATGGTGGAGGGCAAGCTGGAGAAGACGCCGTCGCTGAGATCCATTCCTGAGAAGATCGTGGTGGACAAACCAGCAGCAAGTGTGCTCGACAAGAAGGAAGGCGAGCAAGCCAAAGCTCTGTTCGAGAAGGTTAAAAAGTTCCGACTTCATGTAGAGGAAGGGGATTTGTTGTACCTCATGTATGTTCGGCAGACCGTCATCAAAGTTTTCAAGTTTATTCTTATCGTCGTGTACAGCAGCATCCTGGTTTCGAGGGTTAAAGTAAGCGTGGAGTGTAAAGTGGAGAGCAGAGTTGAGAATATGATTGGCTACGGTCAATTCCGTTGCAATCACACCATGGCTCATCTTTTCTCCAAACTCTGCTACTGTTACCTGGGCTTTGTGAGCATCTATGGATTAACGTGCCTCTATACATCCTACTGGCTGTTTTACCGCTCCCTGAAAGAATACTCCTTCGAATATGTGCGTCAGGAGACCGGGATCGATGATATTCCTGACGTGAAAAACGACTTTGCCTTCATGTTGCACATGATCGATCAGTATGATCCGCTGTATTCCAAAAGGTTTGCTGTGTTTCTATCCGAGGTGAGCGAAAACAGGCTGAAGCAGCTCAATCTGAACCACGAATGGACTGTAGACAAACTTCGCCAGAGGTTACAGAGCAATGCCAGCAACCGACTAGAGCTTCAGCTGTTCATGCTCTCAGGACTTCCAGATACTGTATTCGAAGTGACCGAACTGGAATCCTTAAAACTGGAGATCATCAATAACGTCACCATCCCTGCAGCAATCTCCCAGCTTGAGGACCTTCAGGAGCTTTCTTTGTGCCAGTGCACCGTTAAGATCCACCCAGGAGCCCTGGCTTTTCTGAAAGAGACCCTTAAGGTTCTGCGAGTCAAGTTTGACGACAGCCGAGAGCTTCCCTTGTGGCTCTATAACCTTCGAAACCTGGAGGAACTCCACCTGATTGGATCACTTAGTCCTGATGCATCCAAAAACATCACCCTGGATTCATTAAGAGACCTCAAATCACTTAAGACATTGACTCTCAAGAGCAACTTCACCAAGATTCCACAGTCAGTCGTGGACGTGTCCAGTCATTTGCAGCACCTCTACGTGCACAATGATGGCACCAAGCTGGTCATGTTGAACAACCTGAAGAAAATGGTGCATCTCATCGAGCTCGAGCTGGTCCACTGTGATCTGGAGCGTATCCCGCATGCCATCTTCAGCCTGACACACTTGCAGGAGCTGGACCTTAAAGAAAACAACCTGCGTTCCATCGAGGAGATCATCAGCTTTCAGCACCTCCGGAAACTCACCTGTCTCAAGCTGTGGCACAACGCGATCACCCACATCCCCGAGCATATCAAGAAGCTGGGCAGTCTGGAGCGTCtatatttcagccacaacaagaTTGAAATTTTGCCTTCGCACCTGTTCCTCTGCAACAAGCTGCGGCATCTCGACCTCTCTAACAACGACATCAGCTTCATTCCTCCGGAAGTGGGCGTCCTCCAGAGCCTGCAGTACTTCTCAGTGTCGTCCAACAAAATCGAGAACCTCCCAGATGAACTGTTCTTCTGCAAAAAGCTGAAGACCCTTAAGCTTGGGAGGAATAAGCTTTCTGTGCTCTCACCAAAGATTTCCTACCTGGCTTCTCTTACATTTTTGGAGTTAAAGGGCAATCATTTTGAGGCTTTACCTGCTGAGCTGGGTTATTGTCAAGCCTTGAAGCGCAATAACCTTGTGGTGGAAGACCCCCTGTTTGACACTTTGCCTTCAGACGTCAGGGATCAGATGAAAGCCGAGTGA